In a genomic window of Brassica rapa cultivar Chiifu-401-42 chromosome A10, CAAS_Brap_v3.01, whole genome shotgun sequence:
- the LOC103864877 gene encoding uncharacterized protein LOC103864877, translating to MGCGGSRLGGAAAARADEGGLVPLPVGIRPLLRRRLEEMKKRSHANVFKGNDTLSKTELLRHNSSEDGDEKEENVDSLKLSAKVAPTPDHHVEEKKEVIYEKISSIDEIKEEKEVVKKQDEKNDDAINVNKEGNNGTNHDGVLIAKKEGDDGVAHDDCINLDEVIIAKKEGKKGVDHDEGRMSNLDERMICPGSPSFRVYCIDVASDDDEEEKEGEVPRKSMETESVIIEPKEEESIVKKEKRERKGNIFGIALPRKYLANVTAQCYANAGCMGNNTHTRRVQEKSSQ from the exons ATGGGTTGCGGTGGTTCAAGGCTAGGAGGTGCAGCGGCGGCTAGAGCGGATGAGGGCGGCCTTGTCCCACTTCCGGTGGGAATACGTCCGCTTCTCCGGCGGAGATTAGAGGAGATGAAGAAACGGAGCCATGCAAACGTTTTTAAAGGGAACGATACGCTATCCAAGACGGAGCTTCTAAGGCACAACTCATCCGAGGACGGAGACGAGAAGGAGGAGAACGTCGACAGCTTGAAGTTATCGGCTAAGGTGGCTCCTACGCCTGATCATCACgtggaagagaagaaagaggtTATTTACGAGAAGATTTCGTCCATAGATGAGATTAAAGAGGAGAAAGAGGTTGTTAAGAAACAAGATGAGAAAAATGATGATGCCATCAACGTTAATAAAGAAGGAAATAATGGTACAAATCATGATGGGGTCCTCATTGCTAAgaaggaaggagatgatggTGTTGCTCATGATGATTGTATAAATCTTGATGAGGTCATCATTGCTAAGAAGGAAGGAAAAAAGGGTGTTGATCATGATGAAGGGAGGATGAGCAATTTAGATGAGAGGATGATATGTCCTGGATCTCCAAGCTTTAGGGTTTATTGCATCGATGTTGCTTCTGATGATGACGAAGAAG AAAAAGAAGGTGAAGTCCCGAGAAAGTCGATGGAAACCGAAAGCGTCATCATAGAACCAAAAGAG GAAGAAAGCATCGTGAAAAaggagaaaagagaaagaaaaggaaatatatTCGGAATAGCATTGCCAAGGAAGTATTTAGCTAATGTGACTGCACAGTGCTATGCAAATGCAGGATGCATGGGCAATAACACTCACACTCGTCGTGTGCAAGAGAAATCGAGCCAGTGA